A portion of the Achromobacter sp. MFA1 R4 genome contains these proteins:
- a CDS encoding CaiB/BaiF CoA transferase family protein, with the protein MMEHDTPPHLPLAGIKVLDLSAYIAGPYGCALLGDMGAEVIKVEPPEGDNLRKYPSTLAAESRAFLGINRNKQGICLNLKDAAGYEVLVRLAREADVLVHNFRPGVPERLKIDFATLSAINPRLVYCAMTGYGAAGPMARHAGYDQVLQSMTGMCAAQAKADGPPEVLYGSVVDYYGASLISNSVSAALYRREKTGRGQAIEVSLLGSALAMQSARLVWADGEPRHIERDMRSGGITGIHPTREGHLYLSANTPHFWRALCGHLDLPELADHPDYDTVKKRAAQAAVLVPMVRQALARASAREWAERFGQSVPCAEVMRVEDMFDHPQVLAMGHLRPYRSTQAGGYLGLAQWARFDAGDCEPSSGGGQDVAAAPGRGAPALGEHSREILSTLGYTEDEIAQLLQSAVVQ; encoded by the coding sequence ATGATGGAACACGACACCCCACCGCACCTGCCGCTGGCCGGCATCAAAGTCCTGGACCTGAGCGCCTACATCGCAGGGCCCTACGGCTGCGCGCTGCTGGGCGACATGGGCGCGGAAGTGATCAAGGTGGAGCCGCCCGAAGGCGACAACCTGCGCAAGTACCCCTCCACGCTGGCGGCCGAAAGCCGCGCCTTCCTGGGCATCAACCGCAACAAGCAGGGTATCTGCCTGAACCTGAAAGACGCGGCCGGGTACGAGGTGCTCGTGCGCCTGGCGCGCGAGGCCGACGTGCTGGTCCACAATTTCAGGCCCGGCGTGCCGGAGCGGCTGAAGATCGACTTTGCCACGCTCTCGGCCATCAATCCGCGCCTGGTGTATTGCGCCATGACGGGCTATGGGGCGGCGGGGCCGATGGCGCGCCACGCCGGCTACGACCAGGTGCTGCAATCCATGACCGGGATGTGCGCCGCGCAGGCCAAGGCCGATGGACCGCCCGAAGTGCTGTACGGGTCGGTCGTCGACTACTACGGCGCCTCGCTGATCTCCAATAGCGTGTCGGCCGCGCTGTACCGGCGCGAGAAGACCGGACGGGGCCAGGCCATCGAGGTGTCGCTGCTGGGCAGCGCCCTTGCGATGCAGTCGGCGCGGCTGGTGTGGGCCGACGGCGAGCCGCGCCACATCGAGCGGGACATGCGCTCGGGCGGCATCACCGGCATTCATCCGACCCGCGAGGGGCACCTGTACCTGTCCGCGAATACGCCGCACTTCTGGCGCGCCCTGTGCGGCCATCTGGATCTGCCCGAACTTGCCGACCATCCCGATTACGACACCGTGAAAAAGCGCGCGGCCCAGGCGGCGGTGCTGGTGCCGATGGTGCGGCAGGCGCTGGCGCGCGCGTCGGCGCGCGAGTGGGCGGAGCGTTTCGGACAGAGCGTGCCTTGCGCGGAAGTGATGCGCGTCGAAGACATGTTCGACCATCCGCAGGTGCTGGCGATGGGACATCTGCGTCCTTACCGCAGCACGCAGGCCGGCGGGTATCTGGGGCTGGCGCAGTGGGCCCGGTTCGACGCGGGCGACTGCGAGCCGTCATCCGGCGGCGGGCAGGACGTGGCGGCCGCGCCCGGCCGGGGCGCGCCGGCCCTGGGCGAACATAGTCGAGAAATACTGTCCACGCTGGGATACACCGAGGATGAAATCGCACAACTGCTGCAATCGGCCGTGGTGCAATAG
- a CDS encoding cyclase family protein has protein sequence MRQAQRYVQRPEGSNWGEFGHDDQLGTLNYLDRQARLAAVAEIREGISFSLSLPLTVPRAPVLNPRRKGPVIQPAQKNGVPVYRYCLGRDVPGATDVVSDDAVTLSPQYSTQWDALGHVGAMVDVLGAGQAQPTGYNGFTVSEARAENFAGTRDLSIEPMARHGIQGRGVMVDLRARYGDAQRKVSYRDLMDTMQADGVQVRPGDVLCLHTGLADLALTLGDDEQELLKTRCCVLDGADPELLAWITRSRIAAIAADNHAVELRNHHLQGASGPLLPLHEHCLFKLGLPLGELWHLTPLAQWLRQHHRHAFFLTAAPMYVPGLVGAPVNPIATV, from the coding sequence ATGCGTCAAGCGCAACGATACGTTCAGCGGCCAGAGGGCTCGAACTGGGGAGAATTCGGGCACGACGACCAGCTCGGCACGCTCAATTACCTGGACCGCCAGGCGCGCCTGGCGGCCGTGGCCGAGATCCGGGAGGGCATTTCGTTTTCCTTGAGCCTGCCGCTGACGGTGCCGCGCGCGCCCGTGCTCAACCCGCGCCGCAAGGGCCCGGTCATCCAGCCCGCTCAGAAGAATGGCGTCCCGGTTTACCGCTATTGCCTCGGGCGCGACGTACCCGGCGCCACCGACGTGGTGAGCGACGACGCCGTCACGCTGTCGCCGCAGTATTCGACGCAATGGGACGCGCTGGGCCACGTCGGCGCAATGGTCGACGTGCTGGGCGCCGGGCAGGCGCAACCGACGGGCTACAACGGCTTCACGGTCAGCGAGGCGCGGGCGGAAAACTTCGCCGGCACGCGCGACCTGTCGATTGAACCGATGGCGCGCCACGGCATCCAGGGTCGCGGCGTCATGGTGGACCTGCGGGCCCGCTACGGCGACGCGCAGCGCAAGGTCTCCTACCGCGACCTGATGGACACGATGCAAGCCGACGGCGTGCAGGTCCGGCCCGGCGATGTGCTGTGCCTGCACACGGGGCTGGCCGATCTGGCGCTGACGCTGGGCGACGACGAGCAGGAGTTGCTCAAGACCCGCTGCTGCGTGCTGGACGGCGCCGACCCGGAACTGCTCGCGTGGATCACGCGCAGCCGCATCGCGGCCATCGCGGCCGACAACCATGCGGTCGAATTGCGCAATCACCACCTGCAGGGCGCCAGCGGGCCGTTGCTGCCCCTGCACGAACACTGCCTGTTCAAGCTGGGGCTGCCGCTGGGCGAGCTCTGGCATCTGACCCCGCTGGCGCAATGGCTGCGCCAGCACCACCGACACGCTTTTTTCCTGACCGCGGCGCCAATGTACGTGCCGGGGCTGGTGGGCGCGCCGGTCAACCCCATCGCGACCGTCTGA
- a CDS encoding tripartite tricarboxylate transporter substrate binding protein, whose translation MKKTRHAAVAALRPLAAAIALAGAFGAAHAAGYPDQPITLVVPYSAGGGADNAARIIAQGMGEVAGQSVVIENKGGASGAIGAAYVARAKPDGYTVLYDASAFSINPALRKLPYDANKDFIPVSQAVSVPNILVAAPGSPFNNLADFIKAARANPGKYTYASYGPGSLAQMAGELLKKDAGVDIVHVPYKGGAPAIVDVMGGQVDVYFANAASSLNYVSGGKLKALAVSSGKRMPELPNVATVGEGGIKNFDVVEWNGFFLPAGTSPEVVAKLQDLVQKALARPDTREKLSKLGLTPVGSSAADFAKFVSSEQQRWAEVVKTNSITVN comes from the coding sequence ATGAAAAAAACCCGTCACGCGGCCGTTGCCGCACTGCGTCCGCTGGCCGCCGCCATCGCCCTGGCCGGCGCATTCGGCGCGGCCCATGCCGCCGGCTATCCCGACCAGCCCATCACCTTGGTGGTGCCCTATTCGGCGGGCGGCGGCGCCGACAACGCCGCCCGCATCATTGCGCAGGGCATGGGCGAAGTCGCCGGCCAGAGCGTCGTGATCGAGAACAAGGGCGGGGCCAGCGGCGCCATCGGCGCGGCCTATGTGGCGCGCGCCAAGCCGGATGGCTACACGGTGCTCTACGATGCCTCGGCCTTCTCGATCAACCCCGCGCTGCGCAAGCTGCCGTACGACGCGAACAAGGACTTCATCCCGGTATCGCAGGCCGTCAGCGTGCCCAACATCCTGGTGGCCGCGCCGGGTTCGCCGTTCAACAACCTGGCTGACTTCATCAAGGCCGCGCGCGCCAACCCGGGCAAGTACACCTACGCGTCGTACGGTCCGGGCAGCCTGGCGCAGATGGCGGGCGAACTGCTCAAGAAGGATGCCGGCGTGGACATCGTGCACGTCCCCTACAAAGGCGGCGCGCCCGCCATCGTCGACGTGATGGGTGGCCAGGTCGACGTCTACTTCGCCAACGCGGCCTCCAGCCTGAACTATGTCAGCGGCGGCAAGCTGAAGGCGCTTGCCGTCTCGTCGGGCAAGCGCATGCCGGAACTGCCCAACGTCGCGACGGTGGGCGAGGGCGGCATCAAAAATTTCGACGTGGTTGAATGGAACGGCTTCTTCCTGCCGGCTGGCACCAGCCCGGAGGTGGTGGCCAAACTGCAGGACCTGGTGCAGAAGGCGCTTGCGCGTCCGGACACCCGCGAGAAGCTCTCCAAGCTGGGGCTGACGCCCGTCGGCAGCAGCGCGGCGGATTTCGCGAAGTTCGTGTCCTCTGAACAGCAGCGCTGGGCGGAAGTCGTGAAAACCAATAGCATCACGGTGAACTGA
- a CDS encoding carboxymuconolactone decarboxylase family protein, whose translation MSRKDDFERGLANRRAVLGDEWVQRSLDRATVFTADYQNMITRYAWHDIWSRPGLPHKARRMMVLAVTLSLGRWEEFELHVRAALTAPDESRLTPDELKEVLLQNAIYAGVPAANTAFNLAQAILREVAAQIGYELAPADPRQADLFAGQD comes from the coding sequence ATGAGCCGCAAAGACGATTTTGAGCGTGGCCTGGCCAACCGCCGCGCCGTGCTGGGCGATGAATGGGTCCAACGTTCGCTGGACCGCGCAACCGTGTTTACCGCCGACTACCAGAACATGATCACGCGCTACGCGTGGCACGACATCTGGAGCCGCCCGGGCTTGCCCCACAAGGCAAGGCGGATGATGGTGCTGGCCGTGACCCTGTCGCTGGGCCGCTGGGAAGAGTTCGAGCTGCACGTGCGCGCCGCGCTCACGGCGCCGGACGAATCGCGCCTGACTCCCGATGAACTCAAGGAAGTGCTGCTGCAGAACGCCATCTATGCAGGCGTGCCGGCGGCCAACACCGCCTTCAATCTGGCCCAGGCCATTTTGCGCGAGGTGGCGGCGCAGATCGGCTACGAGCTGGCTCCCGCGGATCCGCGCCAGGCCGATCTGTTCGCCGGACAGGACTGA
- the hpnE gene encoding hydroxysqualene dehydroxylase HpnE, translated as MKAAVIGAGWAGLAASVALREAGAKVTVFEAGHTPGGRARRVFHGDFDAPLDNGQHLLSGAYKETLALMRRVGRNPDALLMRRPLRLASLDGRFHLSAPRVPAPLHMALAVLRARGLSWADRLAMLRLMRGLKTMSWMPPRDWTVLQLLHYHAQSDLLIRQVWEPLCLAALNTPIATASAVLFARVLRDSLAGAREDSDLLLPCTDLSALWPDAAARQVTMRYGSTVRQLHPSVHGIDINQERFDAAVLAVPPTFAARLLDAPLREAGATGLLDALKAFDYLPIATLNVRLADPWRLPEPMMMLREDAARGHAGQWLFDRAQLAGNAKAGELAVVASAAVGMGERNRRQVIEALIDQVAEQAAAHPLRLPPMPEVAAAELFIEKRATFAAVPGLTRPLNTTPWPTLALAGDWTDTGYPGVLEGAVRSGLQAARVLNPRAD; from the coding sequence GTGAAGGCCGCGGTCATCGGCGCGGGCTGGGCCGGCCTGGCCGCCAGCGTCGCCTTGCGCGAAGCCGGCGCCAAGGTCACGGTGTTCGAAGCCGGCCACACCCCCGGCGGGCGCGCGCGCCGCGTCTTTCATGGCGACTTCGACGCGCCGCTGGACAACGGCCAGCACCTGCTGTCGGGCGCCTACAAGGAAACCCTGGCGCTGATGCGCCGCGTGGGCCGCAACCCGGACGCGCTGCTGATGCGCCGTCCCTTGCGGCTCGCCAGCCTGGACGGGCGCTTCCACCTGTCCGCTCCGCGCGTGCCGGCGCCCCTGCACATGGCCCTGGCCGTGCTGCGCGCGCGCGGCCTGTCCTGGGCCGACCGGCTGGCCATGCTGCGCCTGATGCGCGGCCTGAAGACCATGTCTTGGATGCCGCCGCGCGATTGGACCGTGCTGCAGCTGCTGCACTATCACGCGCAGTCCGACCTGCTGATCCGCCAGGTCTGGGAACCGCTGTGCCTGGCCGCGCTGAACACGCCGATCGCCACGGCCAGCGCCGTGCTGTTCGCCCGTGTGCTGCGCGACAGCCTGGCCGGCGCGCGCGAGGACAGCGACCTGCTGCTGCCCTGCACCGACCTGTCGGCGCTGTGGCCGGACGCGGCCGCGCGGCAGGTCACCATGCGCTACGGCAGCACGGTGCGCCAGCTCCATCCCTCGGTCCATGGCATCGACATCAACCAGGAACGCTTTGACGCCGCCGTGCTGGCCGTGCCGCCGACATTCGCGGCGCGCCTGCTGGACGCGCCGCTGCGCGAAGCCGGCGCCACCGGCCTGCTCGATGCGCTCAAGGCCTTCGATTACCTGCCCATCGCCACGCTGAATGTGCGCCTCGCGGATCCGTGGCGCCTGCCCGAGCCCATGATGATGCTGCGCGAGGACGCGGCCCGCGGCCATGCGGGCCAATGGCTGTTCGACCGCGCCCAGCTGGCCGGCAACGCCAAGGCCGGGGAACTGGCCGTGGTGGCCAGCGCCGCCGTGGGCATGGGCGAGCGCAATCGGCGCCAGGTGATCGAGGCCCTGATCGACCAGGTGGCCGAGCAGGCCGCTGCCCACCCGCTGCGGCTGCCGCCGATGCCGGAGGTCGCGGCAGCGGAACTGTTCATTGAAAAACGCGCGACCTTCGCGGCCGTGCCCGGCCTGACGCGGCCATTGAATACCACGCCGTGGCCCACGCTGGCGCTGGCCGGCGACTGGACCGACACGGGCTATCCCGGTGTGCTGGAAGGCGCGGTGCGCAGCGGCCTGCAGGCCGCGCGCGTGCTCAATCCGCGGGCGGACTGA